One stretch of Fictibacillus sp. b24 DNA includes these proteins:
- a CDS encoding metal-dependent hydrolase, translating into MKSNTHLIGGVAAGAIYKVVTDLPPNSIQHELTFFGAAVLGSLLPDLCHPGSYLGKKTSFLSKTISKTFGHRTITHSWIMILLLMMLPKWIDWRYEDSLSMGLVVGVISHLILDAATSRGIQLLYPLPIRFRFPLYTKTGSKTETNIASIISLIAAVLMVHLYIVSLF; encoded by the coding sequence ATGAAAAGCAACACACATCTAATTGGGGGAGTGGCAGCAGGTGCGATTTATAAAGTCGTAACAGATCTGCCGCCTAATTCCATTCAGCATGAACTGACCTTTTTTGGAGCAGCTGTTCTGGGGAGTTTGCTGCCAGATCTTTGTCATCCAGGTTCGTATTTAGGAAAGAAGACTAGCTTTCTATCAAAAACAATATCAAAAACGTTTGGTCACCGGACCATTACGCACAGCTGGATTATGATTCTACTCCTGATGATGCTACCTAAATGGATTGATTGGCGTTATGAAGATAGCTTAAGCATGGGCCTTGTCGTTGGGGTGATCTCGCATTTGATACTGGATGCCGCGACTTCAAGAGGTATACAGCTTCTATACCCCCTCCCTATTCGATTTCGTTTTCCTCTATATACAAAAACAGGATCGAAAACAGAAACGAATATTGCATCCATTATTAGTTTAATAGCCGCTGTTCTCATGGTTCATCTCTATATCGTTTCATTATTTTAA
- a CDS encoding type 1 glutamine amidotransferase domain-containing protein translates to MARIATVLANMFEDVEYTEPAKAFREAGHEVTVIGSEKGATLEGKQKEAQVTTNAAISEVSPDDFDALFIPGGFSPDILRGDDKFVQFTKHFADEGKPVLAICHGPQLLISAEVLNGRHITGYKSIHVDLKNAGATVKDEEVVVCGGNLVTSRQPDDIPAFIRESLKVLKQ, encoded by the coding sequence ATGGCTAGAATTGCAACGGTATTAGCAAACATGTTTGAAGATGTAGAATACACGGAACCCGCAAAAGCGTTTCGAGAAGCTGGCCATGAGGTAACCGTGATCGGCTCAGAAAAAGGAGCTACACTCGAAGGCAAGCAAAAAGAAGCACAAGTGACAACAAATGCTGCCATTTCAGAAGTATCACCAGATGACTTTGATGCTCTATTCATTCCAGGTGGATTTTCACCAGATATTTTAAGAGGCGACGATAAGTTTGTTCAGTTCACGAAGCATTTTGCGGATGAAGGCAAGCCGGTGCTCGCGATCTGTCATGGGCCACAGTTGTTGATTTCTGCCGAAGTATTAAACGGAAGACATATCACAGGTTACAAATCCATTCACGTGGATCTGAAAAACGCAGGGGCAACAGTGAAGGATGAAGAAGTTGTAGTATGTGGGGGCAACTTAGTCACAAGCCGTCAACCTGACGATATTCCAGCGTTTATACGAGAGTCACTAAAAGTATTGAAACAATAA
- a CDS encoding EcsC family protein, with the protein METKEYLLRELKEIEKWEKDQKGLWFWERITRLPFKLLDKVTPKFIQTKIGTLLDEIGGYIQNGGQYLSNKKSVYQFFEKKTGRPINELSDLQDVPVEEMKKVSLELADKRKGAATLQGASTGIGGIFTLAIDIPAILAISLKTLQEIAIIHGYDPNDKQERVYILKCLQFSTSDYVGKEAILNELSEISEKDDEKSREVISQIQGWREVTLTFTESFGWKKLFQMVPVAGIIFGAFANRSMISDLSETGTMLYQKRRIMERLGSVSNSTND; encoded by the coding sequence ATGGAGACAAAAGAATATTTGTTACGTGAACTAAAAGAAATTGAGAAGTGGGAAAAGGATCAAAAAGGTCTCTGGTTTTGGGAGCGTATAACACGCTTGCCATTTAAGCTGCTCGATAAAGTAACACCAAAATTTATTCAAACCAAGATCGGTACACTGCTTGATGAAATTGGTGGCTACATACAAAATGGCGGACAATACCTATCAAACAAAAAATCCGTTTATCAGTTTTTCGAAAAGAAGACAGGCCGTCCGATTAACGAGTTATCAGATCTTCAAGACGTTCCAGTTGAAGAAATGAAGAAAGTTTCATTAGAATTGGCAGACAAAAGAAAAGGTGCAGCAACGCTTCAAGGAGCAAGTACAGGAATCGGAGGCATATTCACACTTGCCATAGATATTCCCGCTATCCTCGCTATCTCTTTAAAAACACTTCAAGAAATTGCGATTATACATGGATACGATCCCAATGATAAACAAGAGAGAGTATATATTTTAAAATGTTTGCAATTCTCAACGTCAGATTATGTTGGCAAAGAGGCAATCTTAAATGAACTTTCTGAGATAAGTGAAAAAGACGATGAAAAGTCACGAGAAGTCATTTCTCAAATACAAGGATGGAGAGAAGTAACATTAACCTTTACCGAATCATTCGGTTGGAAAAAGCTGTTTCAGATGGTTCCGGTAGCTGGCATTATATTCGGTGCGTTTGCGAACCGTTCAATGATCAGTGATCTTTCTGAAACAGGAACGATGCTTTATCAAAAGAGAAGGATTATGGAGAGGTTGGGGAGTGTTTCAAACTCTACTAATGATTAA
- a CDS encoding YitT family protein produces the protein MNHTGKEITLIIIGSLFFALGVNWFAIPNELGEGGVTGISMTLYYLLGWSPGLTNFIMNGLLLAIGYKVLNKRVTWYTMIAIFFTSLFMHLTEGMGNPVDIMLGTVFAGVFIGIGLGLVLRSGGTTGGSTIVARMLNQHFGWGVSTSMFVFDILVVIGSSFVIGIENTMYTGISIYISTKILDYLIDGFDTRKAVTIISESTVEIAQKVSDEMDRGVTIINAKGHYSNEAKDILYVVINKQELFLLKKMIQRVDEKAFVVVHDVRDVFGEGFTFPKT, from the coding sequence GGCGTAAATTGGTTTGCCATCCCAAACGAATTAGGTGAAGGTGGCGTTACAGGTATCTCAATGACCCTTTATTACTTATTAGGCTGGTCACCAGGTCTGACAAACTTTATCATGAACGGTTTACTTTTAGCTATTGGTTATAAAGTTTTAAATAAAAGAGTGACCTGGTATACGATGATTGCCATCTTCTTTACCTCCCTCTTTATGCATTTAACAGAAGGCATGGGTAACCCCGTAGACATTATGCTCGGAACTGTTTTTGCAGGTGTTTTCATCGGGATTGGATTAGGGCTAGTGCTGCGTTCAGGCGGTACAACAGGAGGTTCGACCATTGTTGCCCGGATGCTGAATCAGCATTTCGGCTGGGGTGTTAGTACATCTATGTTTGTTTTTGATATTCTTGTCGTAATTGGATCTTCGTTTGTCATAGGGATTGAAAATACGATGTACACTGGAATATCCATTTATATTAGTACAAAAATTCTTGATTACTTAATTGATGGTTTCGATACGAGAAAAGCTGTCACGATTATTTCTGAAAGCACGGTAGAAATCGCTCAAAAAGTAAGCGATGAGATGGATCGCGGAGTTACCATTATTAATGCAAAAGGCCATTACTCGAATGAAGCAAAAGATATCCTTTATGTAGTAATCAATAAACAGGAGCTATTTTTGTTAAAGAAAATGATCCAACGTGTTGATGAAAAAGCGTTTGTCGTTGTCCACGATGTAAGAGATGTGTTTGGGGAAGGTTTTACATTTCCTAAGACGTAA